From a region of the Scyliorhinus torazame isolate Kashiwa2021f chromosome 15, sScyTor2.1, whole genome shotgun sequence genome:
- the LOC140391336 gene encoding uncharacterized protein, with protein MILSNGRADLRDSEMAKKLLLVDLDCGVDDAQALMMALAAPNVQILGITCTHGNTKIENVCKNVLRVLKVCQRTEIPVFRGEGNSLLGSQLNADHYHGEDGLGDAPDPSAPGLEHIQAEHAVNALIRIANEQAGQVSLVATGPLTNVALAFKMDPTFPSKLRHLYIMGGNMESRGNVTMCSEFNFAADPEAAYIVLNHFACPTYIATWEYCLRQALPWVSCRKYILNAKSRSVNARTLLLHMYGLCQLHELEITKIKL; from the exons atgatcttatcaaatggcagagcagacttgagag ATTCTGAGATGGCAAAGAAACTGTTGCTTGTAGATCTCGACTGTGGAGTGGATGATGCCCAAGCCTTGATGATGGCTCTTGCTGCTCCTAATGTGCAGATCCTGGGTATAACATGTACTCACGGAAACACAAAAATTGAAAATGTGTGCAAAAATGTACTTCGGGTGCTAAAGGTTTGCCAGAGGACAGAG ATTCCTGTGTTCCGAGGTGAAGGTAACTCTCTTCTTGGAAGTCAGCTAAATGCTGATCATTACCATGGAGAGGATGGTCTGGGTGATGCTCCAGACCCGAGTGCTCCAGGGTTGGAACACATACAAGCTGAACATGCAGTGAATGCCTTGATAAGAATAGCCAATGAGCAAGCTGGTCAG GTTTCTCTTGTGGCTACTGGCCCCCTGACCAATGTTGCCCTGGCATTTAAAATGGATCCCACCTTTCCATCAAAGTTAAGACATCTGTACATCATGGGAGGGAACATGGAAA GCAGGGGGAATGTGACAATGTGTTCTGAGTTTAACTTTGCGGCTGATCCTGAAGCAGCTTATATTGTCCTGAATCATTTTGCGTGTCCTACCTATATCGCCACTTGGGAATATTGTCTTCGTCAGGCTCTGCCTTGGGTAAGCTGTAGAAAATACATTTTGAATGCAAAGTCAAGATCAGTGAATGCACGTACACTTCTTTTGCACATGTATGGATTATGTCAGTTACATGAACTGGAAATAACAAAAATCAAATTGTAA